The proteins below come from a single Papaver somniferum cultivar HN1 chromosome 11, ASM357369v1, whole genome shotgun sequence genomic window:
- the LOC113322012 gene encoding ubiquitin-conjugating enzyme E2 22-like encodes MANENLPPNVIKQLAKELKNLDEIPPEGIKVVINDDDFSTIFADIEGPAGTPYENGVFRMKLILSHDFPHTPPKGYFLTKIFHPNIATNGEICVNTLKKDWSPSLGLRHVLLVVRCLLIEPFPESALNEQAGKMLLEDYEEYARLARLYTGIHALKKPKSKTGAISESTTALNVDQTKSTSLVVDHKNKVSCVTVQPLSSPLTTPATPTKGGTTANSQDQQPTVSATPATETLVGVENTTLAQKTVAGNGVAAKVQAEKKKMDARKKSLKRL; translated from the exons ATG gcCAATGAAAATCTTCCACCAAATGTGATAAAGCAActcgcaaaggaattgaagaatcTTGATGAAATCCCCCCAGAGGGCATTAAGGTGGTCATCAACGATGATGACTTTTCCACCATATTTGCAGATATTGAAGGACCAG CTGGAACTCCATACGAGAATGGTGTTTTCCGCATGAAGCTGATATTGTCTCACGATTTTCCACACACTCCTCCCAAAG GTTATTTCCTGACAAAAATCTTCCACCCGAACATTGCAACCAATGGTGAGATTTGTGTCAACACACTGAAAAAGGATTGGAGTCCAAGTCTTGGATTGCGCCATGTTCTACTT GTGGTCAGATGTTTACTGATAGAACCATTTCCAGAATCAGCTTTGAATGAACAGGCTGGTAAAATGTTGCTTGAAGATTATGAGGAGTATGCCAGGCTAGCTAG GCTTTATACAGGAATTCATGCACTAAAGAAGCCTAAAAGCAAGACAGGAGCCATATCTGAGTCAACTACTGCCCTAAATGTAGATCAGACGAAATCGACGAGTCTAGTTGTTGACCACAAAAACAAAGTATCTTGTGTTACAGTACAACCATTGTCATCCCCTCTTACTACTCCCGCAACGCCAACTAAAGGAGGAACTACTGCCAACAGCCAGGATCAACAGCCTACAGTGAGTGCTACGCCAGCTACTGAGACATTAGTTGGTGTTGAGAACACAACACTTGCACAAAAGACCGTAGCAGGCAATGGCGTGGCTGCTAAAGTTCAggctgaaaagaagaaaatggatgCCCGGAAGAAGAGCTTGAAAAGATTATAG
- the LOC113322014 gene encoding calmodulin-7 codes for MADQLTDDQISEFKEAFSLFDKDGDGCITTKELGTVMRSLGQNPTEAELQDMINEVDADGNGTIDFPEFLNLMARKMKDTDSEEELKEAFRVFDKDQNGFISAAELRHVMTNLGEKLTDEEVDEMIREADVDGDGQINYEEFVKVMMAK; via the exons ATGGCAGATCAACTCACTGACGATCAGATCTCTGAATTTAAGGAAGCTTTCAGCTTATTCGACAAGGATGGAGATG gttGCATCACAACCAAGGAGCTCGGAACAGTTATGCGATCACTAGGACAAAATCCTACAGAGGCTGAACTTCAGGACATGATTAATGAGGTTGACGCTGATGGAAATGGTACCATTGATTTTCCGGAGTTCCTCAACCTTATGGCCAGGAAAATGAAGGATACCGACTCCGAGGAAGAACTTAAGGAGGCCTTCCGAGTGTTTGACAAGGACCAGAATGGTTTCATTTCCGCAGCTGAGTTGCGCCATGTCATGACCAACCTAGGGGAGAAGCTCACTGATGAGGAAGTTGACGAGATGATCCGAGAAGCTGATGTTGACGGTGATGGTCAGATCAACTATGAGGAATTCGTCAAAGTCATGATGGCCAAGTGA